Proteins from a genomic interval of Tolypothrix sp. NIES-4075:
- a CDS encoding sigma 54-interacting transcriptional regulator produces MTSKETVTWLEERTALGTLEAEVLNAIAQQIEEQIIPPQTNLVTENTTPEALYILVEGQLESDSSNQANPALAIGFLPGAVIHLQELLLDQPTQRTITTVTECHVWVVPAEKFRALVSEYPEIFQAVSRQLAQELANLTSAFTYEQERAIALRPYLVTKAKRGIVGTSRYAVRLREEIREAASDRKSVLIFGEPGLEKDNIAALIHFGSKQRREPIIKVNCSILQTSGADLFGRAGGKPGLLEWLGEGTLVLNNIQETPPELLPQLVNFIKDSTYNPVSRSEETPAAPRTSRARILIVSEKNQPQIERCIAHHIKVPPLRVRKADIKAQVDYYISLYTQAKGNYKQKLAPEALRRLQSYDFPGNLKELQNLVERAIVQAGEARELTEEIFWSADTKKKRFRVNLLNVYPDLRKFLRSSWWPDRINYGFTATAFALIVAVLFIGPQTRDRNFVLNLFWAWWWAFFLFLFPFLGRVWCAVCPFMIYGEITQKLSLWLFPRKLKRWNRELAEKWGGWFLFGLFALIFLWEELWNLDNTAYLSACLLLLITAGAMIFSAIFERRFWCRYLCPIGGMNGLFAKLSMTELRAQQGICSATCTTYQCYKGGPQKGEGMETNGCPLYSHPAQLEDNKDCVLCMTCLKACPHRSVEFNLRPPGIELWTTHVAHTYEVALLFLLLGGVYLHRLPELQSWLGLHLDLTQFWQHLGLSLLALIIPVAVPFTAYGLTKIINFGRKPKAFIELAYGYLPLVLGGNLAHYLRLSLEEGGRIIPVTFATFGLNGEQLPVLVAHPAVVDFLQGVTLIFSVLLTIVLTQKIARQPMRTLFWQHLAAITLGASMWAIIVSS; encoded by the coding sequence ATGACATCAAAAGAAACAGTGACATGGCTAGAAGAACGCACAGCTTTAGGAACTCTTGAAGCTGAAGTGTTAAATGCGATCGCCCAACAAATCGAAGAACAAATCATCCCACCTCAAACCAACTTAGTTACAGAAAACACTACCCCAGAAGCACTTTACATTCTTGTTGAAGGTCAACTCGAAAGCGATAGCAGCAATCAAGCTAACCCAGCGTTAGCGATCGGCTTTCTTCCCGGTGCCGTGATTCACCTGCAAGAATTGCTGTTAGACCAGCCAACGCAACGCACCATCACCACTGTTACAGAATGCCATGTTTGGGTTGTGCCTGCCGAAAAATTTCGCGCTTTAGTCAGTGAATACCCGGAAATTTTTCAAGCTGTTTCTCGTCAATTAGCGCAGGAATTGGCGAATTTAACATCAGCCTTTACCTACGAACAAGAACGAGCGATCGCCTTACGACCGTATTTAGTCACCAAAGCCAAACGGGGAATTGTGGGTACAAGTCGCTATGCGGTGCGTTTGCGCGAAGAAATTCGCGAAGCTGCAAGCGATCGCAAATCTGTCTTGATTTTTGGCGAACCAGGTTTAGAAAAAGACAATATCGCTGCTTTAATTCACTTTGGTTCTAAACAGCGACGCGAACCGATTATCAAAGTTAACTGTAGTATCCTCCAAACCAGCGGTGCAGATTTATTCGGACGTGCCGGCGGCAAACCAGGACTGCTGGAATGGTTGGGTGAAGGTACTCTTGTCCTTAACAACATTCAAGAAACTCCCCCAGAGTTACTGCCACAATTAGTAAATTTCATTAAGGATTCTACGTACAATCCCGTAAGTCGTTCTGAAGAAACACCCGCCGCACCCCGCACTTCTCGCGCTCGAATTTTGATTGTTTCCGAAAAAAATCAGCCACAAATCGAACGCTGTATCGCTCATCACATCAAAGTGCCACCGCTGCGAGTGCGAAAAGCTGATATTAAGGCTCAAGTAGATTATTACATCAGTCTTTATACTCAGGCTAAGGGTAATTATAAACAAAAATTAGCACCAGAAGCATTGCGCCGTTTGCAATCTTATGATTTTCCTGGCAACTTGAAAGAGTTGCAAAATTTGGTAGAAAGAGCGATCGTCCAAGCTGGGGAAGCACGAGAGTTAACCGAAGAAATTTTCTGGTCAGCGGATACGAAGAAAAAGCGATTTAGGGTGAATTTGTTGAATGTTTATCCAGATTTGCGGAAATTTCTCCGCAGTTCGTGGTGGCCCGATCGCATTAATTATGGCTTTACTGCCACTGCTTTTGCGTTGATTGTGGCAGTGTTATTTATTGGACCGCAAACACGCGATCGCAATTTCGTTCTCAATCTATTTTGGGCTTGGTGGTGGGCTTTTTTCCTATTTCTCTTTCCCTTTCTCGGTCGTGTGTGGTGCGCTGTTTGTCCCTTCATGATTTACGGAGAAATTACCCAAAAACTCTCTTTATGGTTGTTTCCTCGAAAACTGAAACGCTGGAATCGAGAGTTAGCAGAAAAGTGGGGTGGATGGTTTCTCTTTGGACTATTTGCCCTAATTTTTCTGTGGGAAGAACTTTGGAATTTAGATAATACAGCTTACCTTTCTGCTTGTTTGCTGCTGTTAATTACCGCCGGCGCGATGATTTTCTCTGCCATTTTTGAACGTCGATTTTGGTGTCGATATCTTTGTCCCATCGGCGGAATGAATGGCTTATTTGCTAAACTTTCAATGACCGAACTTCGAGCGCAACAAGGTATATGTTCCGCTACTTGCACTACTTATCAGTGCTACAAAGGTGGACCTCAAAAAGGCGAGGGAATGGAAACTAATGGATGTCCATTGTATTCGCACCCAGCACAATTAGAAGATAATAAAGACTGCGTGTTGTGCATGACTTGTCTTAAAGCTTGTCCCCATCGTTCCGTTGAGTTTAATTTGCGTCCCCCTGGTATTGAATTGTGGACAACTCATGTAGCCCACACTTATGAAGTAGCACTGTTGTTTTTACTATTAGGTGGAGTGTATCTGCATCGTTTACCGGAATTGCAATCTTGGTTAGGATTACATCTCGATTTAACGCAATTTTGGCAACATTTAGGATTATCGCTACTAGCTTTGATTATCCCTGTAGCTGTTCCCTTTACGGCATATGGCTTGACGAAAATAATAAATTTTGGACGTAAGCCAAAAGCATTTATAGAACTTGCTTATGGCTATTTACCATTAGTTTTGGGAGGTAACTTAGCTCACTATCTGCGTTTAAGTCTAGAAGAAGGCGGACGCATTATTCCGGTAACTTTTGCCACTTTTGGTCTAAATGGCGAACAGTTGCCTGTATTGGTCGCTCACCCGGCGGTGGTTGACTTTTTGCAGGGTGTTACCTTGATTTTTTCAGTTTTGTTAACAATAGTGTTAACGCAAAAAATTGCTCGTCAACCGATGCGTACACTCTTTTGGCAACACTTAGCAGCTATTACACTAGGCGCTAGCATGTGGGCGATTATAGTGTCTAGTTAA
- a CDS encoding ubiquitin carboxyl-terminal hydrolase 14 produces the protein MTTCTHLNQIQEVTASANGCEECLIRGDRWVHLRQCLVCGHIGCCDSSKNKHATKHFQATNHPIVKSFEPGEEWRWCYIDKTFV, from the coding sequence ATGACTACATGCACACATCTCAATCAAATTCAAGAAGTTACGGCTAGCGCTAACGGTTGTGAAGAATGTTTAATTAGGGGGGACAGATGGGTACATTTGCGTCAATGTCTTGTTTGCGGACACATCGGTTGCTGCGACTCTTCAAAAAATAAGCACGCCACCAAACACTTCCAAGCCACCAATCATCCGATTGTCAAATCGTTTGAACCGGGTGAAGAATGGCGTTGGTGTTATATCGATAAAACTTTCGTGTAG
- a CDS encoding ATP-binding protein: MLDINTLRQVPLFTKLPEQRLQWLLEESTEIWLHPGEIHRQEGDPADHVFVLLEGEVRITQKVGNQEVLLVTFKPKTLFGELPVLMGEKNLWVTVKAVTRSHILELPNKVFWELLSSCTCVMTNILQTMATRLQTVQSISQHREKLVSLGTLAAGLAHELNNPASAGRRAAGQLRQTVQVLQPLTIKLNQQQMNSAQKAFLIELQEDAIERAKSATKLDPITQSDREDEITQWLEDRNINNAWKLAPNLVTAGIDIDWLLNVQQKVGDLLLGDVLTWIQVTLQELDLLEEIEHSTDRISTLVQKVKDYSYMDQAPLQEIDIHEGLESTITILNHKLKQGVVVKREYDCHTPRISAYGSELNQVWTNLIDNAIDAMNGQGEIQIRTACENDFLLVEITDNGPGIPPEIQSHIFEPFFTTKGVGKGTGLGLHTVYRVVVGQHLGDIRLFSQPGKTKFQIRLPMNLSS; this comes from the coding sequence ATGCTTGATATCAACACTTTACGCCAAGTACCACTTTTCACAAAGTTACCAGAACAACGTTTGCAATGGCTACTTGAAGAAAGTACAGAAATATGGTTGCATCCTGGTGAAATTCATCGTCAAGAAGGAGATCCAGCAGACCATGTTTTTGTACTGTTAGAAGGTGAAGTTAGAATTACGCAAAAAGTTGGCAATCAAGAAGTTTTATTGGTGACATTCAAACCAAAAACTCTGTTTGGTGAGTTACCTGTTCTAATGGGTGAAAAAAACTTGTGGGTAACTGTAAAAGCAGTAACTCGCAGCCATATTTTAGAATTGCCAAACAAGGTTTTTTGGGAACTGCTTTCTAGTTGCACTTGCGTGATGACAAATATTTTGCAAACGATGGCAACACGTCTGCAAACAGTACAGTCGATATCACAACATCGAGAAAAACTAGTATCATTAGGCACTTTAGCCGCAGGTTTAGCACACGAGTTGAACAATCCTGCGTCAGCCGGTCGCAGAGCAGCTGGACAATTACGCCAAACTGTGCAGGTGTTGCAACCACTAACAATTAAGTTGAATCAACAGCAGATGAACAGTGCCCAAAAAGCCTTTCTTATAGAGTTACAAGAAGATGCAATAGAACGGGCAAAATCAGCAACAAAACTCGATCCAATAACTCAAAGCGATCGCGAAGATGAAATCACACAATGGCTAGAAGATCGTAACATCAACAATGCTTGGAAACTTGCTCCCAACCTCGTTACAGCCGGAATTGACATCGACTGGCTTTTGAATGTTCAACAAAAAGTAGGTGATTTGTTGCTGGGTGATGTCCTCACTTGGATACAGGTGACGCTACAAGAACTAGATTTGTTAGAAGAAATCGAGCATAGCACTGACCGTATTTCTACTTTAGTACAAAAAGTCAAAGATTACTCGTACATGGATCAAGCACCCTTACAAGAAATAGATATTCATGAAGGGTTAGAAAGTACGATTACAATCTTGAATCACAAGCTAAAACAAGGTGTAGTAGTCAAGCGTGAATATGACTGTCATACCCCGCGTATCAGCGCTTATGGCAGCGAATTAAATCAAGTGTGGACTAACTTAATTGATAATGCCATTGATGCGATGAACGGGCAAGGTGAAATTCAAATTCGCACCGCTTGCGAAAACGACTTCTTACTAGTAGAAATTACTGACAATGGTCCAGGAATTCCCCCAGAAATTCAATCCCACATTTTCGAGCCATTTTTCACCACCAAAGGTGTAGGAAAAGGAACCGGCTTAGGTTTGCACACCGTTTATCGCGTCGTTGTCGGGCAACATCTAGGCGATATCCGCCTATTTTCTCAACCAGGAAAAACAAAATTTCAGATTCGCTTGCCAATGAATTTATCTTCGTAG
- a CDS encoding ATP-binding protein yields the protein MLHDPNQNTLFPKLPDEALQEMQQFGKEIKLNKGDILFNEGESNYNFHVVLEGEIEITKQVGDETRLLAVHRRGEFMGELSMLTGSASIANAKALSPSRVLQVDIDTFRHIMAECSPLADVILTAMAGRTKDVEVQLRQQEKLAALGKMSAGLAHELNNPAAAGRRAAGQLRENFHNLQNLALQLNSLNKEQLNFIINFQLQATQHTTKFDTLTQSDKEDEVTDWLEDHDVSNAWKLAPTLVSASIDAEKLDTLADNIPQDCLSNVLTWLEAALASGGLINDIEQSTSRISELVKAIKGYSYMDQAPLQEIDLHDGIENTLLILNHCLKKGVIVNREYDRSLPRICAYASELNQVWTNLIDNAIYAMNGKGELTIRTYRENSCLIVEISDTGMGIPPAIQTRIFEPFFTTKGVGQGTGLGLEIAYRIIVKRHKGDIHFESKPGDTCFRVSLPIHTEKCEK from the coding sequence ATGCTGCACGATCCCAACCAGAACACACTGTTCCCGAAACTGCCTGATGAAGCATTACAGGAGATGCAGCAATTTGGCAAAGAAATTAAGCTAAACAAAGGCGATATCCTATTTAATGAAGGCGAATCAAACTATAACTTTCATGTTGTTTTAGAAGGCGAAATCGAGATTACTAAGCAAGTTGGTGATGAAACAAGACTGTTAGCAGTACATCGTCGAGGTGAATTTATGGGTGAATTGTCAATGTTGACTGGTTCCGCATCAATTGCTAATGCTAAAGCGTTATCACCCAGTCGCGTTTTGCAAGTTGATATTGATACTTTTAGACACATCATGGCAGAATGTTCGCCTTTAGCTGATGTCATTTTAACCGCAATGGCGGGGCGAACTAAAGATGTAGAAGTACAACTTAGACAACAAGAAAAGCTCGCAGCGCTGGGTAAAATGTCAGCGGGACTGGCACACGAATTAAATAATCCCGCCGCAGCCGGAAGACGCGCAGCAGGTCAACTGCGCGAGAATTTTCACAACTTGCAAAATCTTGCTTTGCAGTTAAATTCACTTAATAAAGAACAACTAAATTTTATTATCAATTTTCAACTGCAAGCAACGCAACACACAACCAAATTTGACACACTTACCCAAAGCGATAAAGAAGACGAAGTAACAGACTGGCTAGAAGACCATGATGTTAGTAATGCTTGGAAACTTGCCCCAACATTAGTTTCCGCCAGCATTGATGCCGAGAAGTTAGATACTCTTGCTGACAACATACCCCAAGACTGTCTCAGCAACGTTTTAACTTGGTTAGAAGCAGCACTTGCTTCTGGTGGACTAATCAACGACATTGAACAAAGTACTAGCCGAATCTCGGAATTAGTGAAAGCAATTAAAGGCTATTCCTATATGGATCAAGCCCCATTGCAAGAGATAGATTTGCATGATGGAATTGAAAATACTTTACTTATTCTCAATCATTGCTTAAAAAAAGGAGTCATCGTCAACCGCGAATATGATAGGAGTCTCCCACGTATTTGCGCTTATGCTAGCGAACTCAATCAAGTATGGACGAACTTGATTGATAATGCCATTTATGCAATGAATGGAAAAGGCGAACTGACAATTCGCACATACAGAGAGAATAGCTGCCTTATAGTCGAAATTTCCGATACCGGAATGGGTATTCCACCAGCGATTCAAACCCGTATTTTTGAGCCTTTTTTTACTACAAAAGGCGTTGGACAAGGCACAGGTTTAGGTTTAGAAATTGCCTATCGAATTATTGTTAAAAGACATAAAGGTGATATTCACTTTGAATCAAAACCTGGTGATACTTGTTTTCGAGTAAGTTTGCCAATACATACAGAAAAATGTGAGAAATAA
- a CDS encoding type II toxin-antitoxin system VapC family toxin, whose protein sequence is MRLLLDTHTFIWFFKGNTQLSNKIRVLIEDENNEKLISTASIWEMAIKQSIGKLSFHLPFEEFITQQLSLNDFNLLEIKIDDLIVVAKLPLHHRDPFDRLLIAQAMVEEIPILSADSAFDAYPIQRLW, encoded by the coding sequence ATGAGATTACTGCTAGATACTCACACCTTTATTTGGTTTTTTAAGGGCAATACCCAACTTAGTAATAAAATACGGGTGTTAATTGAGGATGAAAATAACGAAAAGCTAATTAGTACAGCCAGCATATGGGAAATGGCGATTAAACAAAGCATCGGTAAGCTGAGTTTTCATCTGCCATTTGAGGAATTCATCACACAGCAACTCAGTCTTAACGACTTCAATTTGCTGGAGATTAAAATAGACGATCTTATTGTAGTTGCAAAGCTACCTCTTCATCACCGCGACCCATTTGACCGACTTTTAATTGCACAAGCAATGGTTGAGGAAATACCGATTTTGAGCGCTGATTCTGCTTTTGATGCTTATCCGATTCAGCGGTTGTGGTAA
- a CDS encoding type II toxin-antitoxin system Phd/YefM family antitoxin: MQQINLAEASQHLPELIEAAINGEEIVITKDEQPVVKLTPVSPVKRRPLFGSAKDLITISDDFDEPLEDFKDYM, from the coding sequence ATGCAACAAATAAATCTCGCCGAAGCATCTCAACATTTGCCTGAATTAATTGAAGCCGCAATTAATGGTGAAGAAATCGTGATTACAAAAGACGAACAGCCAGTAGTTAAACTCACTCCTGTCTCGCCAGTGAAACGTCGCCCCCTATTTGGAAGCGCTAAAGACTTGATTACGATATCTGATGACTTTGATGAGCCTTTAGAAGACTTTAAGGATTATATGTAA
- a CDS encoding FAD-dependent oxidoreductase: protein MAKPVILTVDDDPEVLQAVARDLRQEYGDRFRILRADSGAGALEALEQLKLRNQPVALFLADQRMPHMSGVEFLEQALSMFPDAKRALLTAYADTDAAIRAINTTKIDYYLMKPWDPPQERLYPVLNDLLGDWQATFRPPFQGIRVIGNRWSPRSHQAKDFLARNQIPYQWMDIELSPEAQQLVEYADCDKLHLPLVLFEDGSSLIQPSNVQIAEKIGLQTQAEKPFYDLIIIGGGPGGLAAAVYGASEGLRTVMIEREAPGGQAGTSSRIENYLGFPVGLSGGDLTRRAVAQARRFGVEILTPQEVTGIRVENPYRFVQLSDGSEISCHALILALGVSWRRLNVPGLEKLTGAGVYYGAAQTEAMSCQGEEVYIIGGANSAGQAAMYFSKYASHVTMLVRGDSLTKSMSQYLIDQIGETPNITVKTHTSVIEAKGETSLEALTIVNALTGETQTVPATSLFIFIGAQPRTEWLDGVVEKGDRGFILTGPDLQLNGCRPKGWTLERDPYLLETNIPGVFAVGDVRQGSVKRVASSVGEGSICVQFVHQYLSNVV from the coding sequence ATGGCTAAACCTGTGATTCTAACGGTTGATGACGATCCAGAAGTTTTGCAAGCTGTGGCGCGGGATTTGCGTCAGGAATATGGCGATCGCTTCCGCATCCTGCGTGCTGATTCAGGTGCGGGTGCCTTAGAAGCATTGGAACAACTAAAACTCCGCAACCAGCCAGTGGCGCTTTTCCTCGCCGATCAGCGGATGCCGCACATGTCTGGTGTCGAGTTTTTAGAACAAGCGCTGTCCATGTTCCCAGACGCAAAACGCGCACTGCTTACCGCTTATGCAGACACCGATGCCGCAATTCGTGCCATCAACACCACGAAAATCGATTACTACTTAATGAAGCCGTGGGACCCCCCACAAGAACGCTTGTATCCTGTACTGAACGATTTGCTTGGTGATTGGCAAGCCACATTCCGCCCACCATTTCAAGGCATTCGCGTCATAGGCAACCGCTGGTCTCCCCGTTCCCATCAAGCCAAAGACTTTCTTGCGCGAAATCAAATCCCCTATCAGTGGATGGACATCGAATTATCACCAGAAGCACAGCAGCTCGTTGAATACGCGGATTGTGATAAATTACACCTACCCCTTGTCCTCTTCGAGGACGGTTCCAGCTTGATACAGCCAAGCAACGTGCAAATTGCTGAAAAAATTGGCTTGCAAACTCAAGCAGAAAAGCCCTTTTATGACTTAATTATCATCGGTGGCGGTCCCGGTGGTTTAGCTGCTGCGGTGTATGGCGCATCAGAAGGGCTACGCACCGTGATGATTGAACGCGAGGCTCCAGGCGGGCAAGCGGGTACAAGCTCGCGAATTGAAAATTACCTCGGCTTTCCCGTAGGTTTGAGTGGTGGCGATTTGACGCGGCGTGCGGTGGCTCAAGCAAGACGCTTCGGGGTGGAGATTCTCACACCACAAGAAGTTACGGGAATTCGCGTAGAAAACCCGTATCGTTTTGTGCAGTTATCAGACGGCAGCGAAATCAGTTGCCACGCCCTCATTTTGGCGTTGGGTGTCTCGTGGCGGCGGCTAAACGTACCCGGACTCGAAAAACTAACTGGCGCAGGCGTGTACTACGGTGCAGCCCAAACAGAAGCGATGAGTTGCCAAGGGGAAGAAGTGTATATCATTGGTGGGGCAAATTCAGCCGGACAAGCTGCGATGTACTTTTCTAAATACGCCTCGCATGTAACGATGTTGGTACGTGGCGACTCTTTAACTAAGAGCATGTCTCAATACCTGATTGACCAAATTGGTGAAACACCGAACATCACAGTGAAGACACATACTAGCGTGATTGAGGCAAAAGGTGAGACTTCTTTAGAAGCGCTGACAATTGTGAATGCGCTGACAGGGGAAACGCAAACAGTGCCGGCGACATCACTATTTATCTTTATTGGTGCCCAACCGCGCACCGAATGGTTAGATGGTGTGGTGGAAAAAGGCGATCGCGGCTTTATTTTAACAGGTCCCGATTTACAACTTAACGGATGCCGCCCCAAAGGATGGACACTCGAACGCGATCCTTATCTATTAGAAACCAACATCCCCGGTGTCTTTGCAGTCGGTGACGTGCGTCAAGGTTCAGTCAAGCGAGTTGCTTCCAGCGTCGGTGAAGGGTCAATTTGTGTTCAATTTGTGCATCAATATCTCAGCAACGTAGTGTGA
- a CDS encoding VOC family protein: MKVGSAYTRLLVSDLKTSFDFYRDVMGFEVKNENLEDGYAEFKVGDMKLSLFRRQEMAQMIANTAKPPHAECQDNVALIFTVHDVEEEYEKLTHQGVKFTTAPMNNPYYGIKTAYLRDPDGTLIGLFELLV, translated from the coding sequence ATGAAAGTAGGATCTGCATACACAAGGCTCTTAGTCTCTGACTTGAAAACTTCCTTTGATTTCTACAGAGATGTTATGGGATTTGAAGTAAAAAACGAAAATCTAGAAGATGGATATGCTGAATTTAAAGTTGGAGACATGAAACTGAGTTTATTCCGGCGACAAGAAATGGCACAGATGATTGCCAATACTGCCAAGCCACCCCATGCGGAATGTCAAGATAATGTAGCCTTAATTTTCACAGTGCATGATGTAGAAGAAGAATATGAAAAATTAACCCATCAAGGTGTTAAGTTTACCACTGCTCCAATGAACAATCCCTACTACGGAATTAAAACAGCTTATCTACGAGATCCCGACGGAACTTTAATTGGACTATTTGAATTGTTAGTCTAA
- a CDS encoding MFS transporter: MNSEENQQFERQKPLYQDTNFQIICAVSLMAVLGVASVGPAFPYLAEALKVNPKNNGLLVTVFTLPAVVLGPVIGVLADRLGRKKIIVPSLLLFGIAGTACAFARDFNLLLLLRFLQGIGAASLPSLSVTLLGDLYAADKRTTAMGYNASVSSIGTASYPAIGGALATLGWFYPFMLPIVAIPIGLLVLFKLKNPEPKGNRNLKEYLRNAGKVLRNRQLFGLFIASAANFFLLYGAYIIYLPQLIKNIFKQPPWTIGLILSSVSVALAITALQLGKISRKYSATTLIRASFVLFALALFIVPFLQNIWLLLIPTTIFGVGLGIGLPSTQTLLAELAPREYLATILSVNGTFFGIGQTLGPLLMGIVFGIGGINSVFFTGVGFAILTLIVFRYCTCL, encoded by the coding sequence ATGAATTCAGAAGAAAATCAACAATTTGAACGCCAAAAACCACTTTATCAAGACACCAATTTTCAGATAATTTGTGCAGTTTCTCTAATGGCAGTTCTCGGAGTAGCTAGCGTAGGTCCGGCTTTTCCCTATTTAGCTGAAGCCTTGAAAGTGAATCCGAAAAATAACGGTTTATTGGTTACAGTATTCACCCTTCCAGCCGTAGTTTTAGGTCCTGTTATTGGTGTCCTTGCCGATAGATTGGGCAGAAAGAAAATTATCGTTCCCTCACTGTTATTATTTGGAATCGCTGGTACGGCTTGCGCTTTTGCCCGTGACTTTAACCTTTTATTATTGTTGCGTTTCTTGCAAGGAATTGGTGCTGCTTCTTTGCCTTCTTTAAGCGTCACCTTACTTGGTGATTTATATGCAGCAGACAAACGCACTACTGCAATGGGTTACAACGCTAGTGTCAGCAGTATCGGCACAGCAAGTTATCCCGCAATTGGCGGTGCATTAGCAACACTTGGCTGGTTTTATCCCTTTATGCTGCCCATAGTAGCGATTCCTATCGGCTTGTTGGTGTTATTTAAATTAAAAAATCCGGAACCGAAAGGAAACCGAAACCTGAAAGAGTATTTGAGAAATGCTGGCAAAGTTTTAAGAAATCGCCAACTGTTTGGACTTTTCATTGCTAGCGCTGCTAACTTCTTTCTCCTCTACGGAGCTTATATAATTTATTTACCACAATTAATTAAAAATATATTCAAACAACCGCCTTGGACAATTGGATTGATACTCTCAAGTGTTTCGGTGGCGCTTGCTATCACAGCTTTACAGTTAGGAAAAATATCCAGAAAATATTCCGCAACAACTTTAATTAGAGCATCTTTTGTTTTGTTTGCTTTAGCTCTATTCATTGTTCCCTTCCTACAGAATATCTGGTTATTATTAATTCCAACCACAATTTTTGGCGTAGGTTTGGGTATTGGTTTGCCCAGTACCCAAACACTTTTAGCAGAGTTAGCACCAAGAGAATATCTGGCTACAATTCTATCAGTAAATGGTACATTTTTCGGTATAGGACAAACCTTAGGACCGCTGCTGATGGGAATAGTTTTTGGTATTGGCGGAATTAATAGCGTGTTTTTTACAGGTGTAGGTTTTGCAATTCTTACCCTGATTGTGTTTAGATATTGCACTTGCTTGTAA
- the rd gene encoding rubredoxin yields MDLSNFTTHQNLEAAFGGESMANRKYLFFAEVARTLGFADLAKLFRETAEQETQHAFSHFVLLHPELVVEDPTALTEEQKREIMSRCLSLAVEGETYEYTTMYPEFAAAAQKDRDNPATEEFLKQAKESADHANIFREAAHRFGLLKFVENYHADRYAEALEVLNGGKAAPKAAGDDAKTRKWICKVCSMIYDPIAGDPDSGIAPGTPFEEIPDDWHCPICGASKKSFTPLEEKIAA; encoded by the coding sequence ATGGATCTGTCAAACTTTACCACTCACCAAAACTTAGAAGCTGCCTTTGGTGGTGAATCGATGGCGAATCGCAAATATTTGTTTTTTGCTGAGGTGGCACGGACACTGGGGTTTGCAGACTTAGCGAAACTCTTTAGAGAAACAGCAGAACAAGAAACTCAACATGCTTTCTCACATTTTGTTTTGCTACATCCAGAACTTGTCGTAGAAGATCCAACAGCTTTAACTGAAGAACAAAAGCGAGAAATTATGTCTCGCTGTTTATCTTTGGCAGTTGAAGGTGAAACCTATGAATACACAACAATGTATCCAGAATTTGCCGCCGCTGCCCAAAAAGATAGAGACAATCCGGCAACAGAAGAATTTCTCAAACAAGCTAAAGAATCTGCCGATCATGCTAATATATTTCGCGAAGCCGCGCATCGTTTTGGCTTGCTGAAATTCGTAGAAAATTATCACGCAGATCGCTACGCAGAAGCTTTAGAAGTATTGAACGGAGGAAAGGCAGCACCCAAAGCAGCAGGTGACGATGCAAAAACTCGCAAATGGATTTGCAAAGTATGCAGCATGATTTACGATCCGATTGCTGGCGATCCCGATTCGGGAATTGCACCTGGTACACCTTTTGAAGAAATTCCCGATGATTGGCATTGTCCTATATGCGGTGCTAGCAAAAAAAGTTTTACACCGCTTGAGGAGAAAATTGCTGCTTGA